From Thalassococcus sp. S3, one genomic window encodes:
- a CDS encoding phosphomannomutase/phosphoglucomutase has translation MTKPAPEVTPNTWEFLRDAMIKPTGFREYDARWLYPEEINLPGMTALGLGLGTQMHKRGIAPVIAVGNDYRDYSLSIKNALILGLMQAGIHVKDIGPALSPMAYFSQFHLDVPAVAMVTASHNPNGWTGVKMGFDRPLTHGPDEMGELRDIVLGGEGVARDGGKYEFVDGVKEAYLDDLVGDFKMTRPLKVVCATGNGTASAFAPELFRRLGVEVVESHNALDYTFPNYNPNPEAMEMLHDMAASVKASGADLALGFDGDGDRCGVVDDEGEEIFADKVGVIMARDLAKLHPNATFVADVKSTGLFASDPELQKHGVKADYWKTGHSHMKRRVKEIGALAGFEKSGHYFLAEPIGRGYDCGMRVAVEICKLMDRNPDMSMSDLRKALPKTYSSPTMSPYAADTEKYDILERLVAKLVAKHEAGETVGGRAIKEVVTVNGARVILENGGWGLVRASSNTPNLVVVCESPESDAELRAIFADIDAVIRTEPDVGDYDQTL, from the coding sequence ATGACCAAACCCGCCCCAGAGGTGACGCCGAACACGTGGGAATTCCTGCGTGATGCGATGATCAAACCGACAGGTTTTCGTGAATACGACGCCCGCTGGCTCTATCCAGAAGAGATCAATCTGCCGGGGATGACAGCCCTCGGCCTGGGCCTCGGCACCCAGATGCACAAGCGCGGCATCGCGCCCGTCATCGCTGTCGGCAACGACTATCGCGACTATTCGCTTTCGATCAAGAACGCCCTGATCCTGGGCCTGATGCAGGCTGGCATCCATGTCAAAGACATCGGCCCGGCCCTGTCGCCCATGGCCTATTTCAGCCAGTTCCATCTGGACGTTCCGGCGGTGGCGATGGTGACGGCCTCGCACAATCCCAATGGATGGACCGGTGTGAAAATGGGCTTTGACCGCCCTCTGACACACGGCCCTGACGAAATGGGAGAGCTGCGCGATATCGTGCTGGGCGGCGAAGGCGTCGCCCGGGATGGCGGTAAGTACGAATTCGTCGATGGGGTGAAAGAAGCCTATCTTGACGACCTTGTCGGCGATTTCAAGATGACCCGCCCGCTCAAGGTTGTCTGTGCAACCGGAAACGGCACGGCCTCGGCGTTCGCGCCCGAGCTTTTCCGCCGTTTGGGTGTGGAGGTTGTCGAAAGCCACAATGCGCTCGACTACACGTTCCCCAACTACAACCCCAATCCCGAAGCCATGGAGATGCTGCATGACATGGCGGCCTCGGTGAAGGCATCGGGCGCGGATCTGGCGTTGGGCTTTGACGGCGACGGGGACCGCTGCGGGGTTGTGGACGACGAAGGCGAAGAGATCTTCGCCGACAAGGTGGGCGTGATCATGGCACGCGACCTCGCCAAGCTTCATCCCAACGCGACCTTTGTGGCCGACGTAAAGTCGACCGGCCTGTTCGCCTCTGATCCGGAATTGCAGAAACACGGCGTAAAAGCGGATTACTGGAAGACCGGCCATTCCCACATGAAGCGCCGCGTGAAAGAGATCGGCGCGCTGGCCGGCTTTGAAAAGTCGGGGCATTACTTTTTGGCTGAACCCATCGGACGGGGTTATGATTGCGGCATGCGCGTCGCGGTCGAGATCTGCAAGCTGATGGACCGCAATCCGGACATGTCGATGTCGGACCTGCGCAAGGCACTGCCCAAGACCTACTCCTCACCCACCATGTCCCCCTATGCCGCGGATACCGAGAAGTACGACATTCTGGAACGCCTCGTGGCCAAGCTGGTGGCCAAGCACGAGGCCGGCGAGACGGTCGGCGGACGCGCGATCAAAGAGGTCGTGACGGTGAACGGCGCCCGCGTGATCCTGGAGAACGGCGGATGGGGCCTTGTCCGCGCCTCATCGAACACGCCAAACCTTGTCGTTGTCTGCGAAAGCCCGGAAAGCGACGCAGAGTTGCGTGCGATCTTCGCGGATATTGACGCGGTCATCCGCACCGAGCCCGATGTGGGCGATTACGACCAAACGCTCTGA
- the rimO gene encoding 30S ribosomal protein S12 methylthiotransferase RimO, translating to MSTNPPDLRPDLAPAARLSETRRADQPTIGMVSLGCPKALVDSERILTRLRAEGYGISSDYSGADAVIVNTCGFLDSAKAESLDAIGEALAENGRVIVTGCLGAEPDYITGAHPKVLAVTGPHQYEQVLDAVHGAVPPDPDPFVDLLPASGVKLTPRHYSYLKISEGCNHSCKFCIIPDMRGKLASRPQKAVLREAEKLVESGVRELLVISQDTSAYGTDTRSREEARQGGDAAFPILPLARALGQVEAWVRLHYVYPYPHVRELIPLMADPENGLLPYLDIPFQHAHPDVLKRMARPAAAARTLDEIAAWRAICPDITLRSTFIVGYPGETEAEFQTLLDWLDEAQLDRVGCFKYENVAGARSNALPDHVPEDVKQDRWNRFMAKAQTISEARLAAKVGTKLQVIVDDIDADSATCRTMGDAPEIDGNLFIDEGFEALSPGDIVTVEVDEAGEYDLWGKPVSLTR from the coding sequence ATGAGCACCAATCCACCCGACCTGCGCCCCGATCTCGCGCCAGCCGCCCGCCTGAGCGAGACGCGGCGCGCCGACCAGCCCACCATCGGCATGGTGTCCCTTGGCTGTCCCAAAGCCCTGGTCGACAGCGAACGCATACTGACAAGGCTGCGGGCCGAAGGATATGGCATTTCCTCGGACTATTCGGGGGCCGACGCGGTCATCGTGAACACATGCGGCTTTCTTGACAGCGCCAAGGCCGAAAGCCTGGATGCAATCGGCGAGGCCCTCGCCGAGAACGGTCGCGTCATCGTCACCGGCTGCCTGGGCGCCGAACCCGATTACATCACCGGTGCGCACCCCAAGGTGCTGGCTGTGACAGGACCTCACCAATATGAACAGGTCCTCGATGCCGTTCATGGCGCCGTACCGCCCGATCCCGACCCGTTCGTGGACCTGTTGCCGGCCTCTGGCGTCAAACTCACCCCGCGCCACTACAGCTATCTCAAGATTTCAGAAGGCTGCAATCACAGCTGCAAGTTCTGCATCATCCCCGACATGCGCGGCAAGCTTGCATCGCGTCCCCAGAAGGCCGTCTTGCGCGAGGCGGAAAAGCTGGTTGAAAGCGGGGTTCGCGAGTTACTTGTGATCTCGCAGGATACATCCGCCTACGGGACCGACACGCGCAGCCGCGAAGAGGCGCGCCAAGGGGGCGATGCAGCGTTTCCAATTCTCCCGCTCGCGCGGGCGCTGGGTCAGGTCGAGGCCTGGGTCCGGCTCCACTATGTCTACCCCTACCCCCATGTGCGAGAGCTGATCCCCCTGATGGCGGATCCGGAAAACGGTCTTCTGCCCTATCTCGACATTCCCTTCCAGCATGCGCATCCGGACGTATTGAAACGCATGGCACGCCCTGCTGCCGCCGCGCGCACACTGGACGAAATCGCGGCATGGCGCGCGATTTGCCCTGACATCACGCTGCGTTCCACGTTTATCGTCGGCTATCCCGGTGAGACGGAGGCGGAGTTTCAGACGCTGCTTGACTGGCTGGACGAAGCGCAGCTCGACCGGGTCGGCTGCTTTAAATATGAAAATGTCGCTGGCGCCCGCTCCAACGCCCTGCCCGATCACGTCCCCGAAGACGTCAAGCAGGACCGGTGGAACCGCTTCATGGCGAAGGCCCAGACCATTTCGGAGGCGCGCCTTGCCGCGAAAGTCGGCACCAAGCTGCAAGTCATCGTCGACGACATCGACGCCGACTCCGCGACCTGCCGCACCATGGGCGATGCCCCGGAGATTGACGGCAACCTCTTCATCGACGAGGGGTTCGAGGCGCTTTCGCCCGGTGACATTGTGACGGTGGAGGTTGACGAAGCCGGGGAATACGACCTTTGGGGCAAACCCGTTTCCCTCACGCGATGA
- a CDS encoding Stf0 family sulfotransferase — protein MTARAAYIICATPRSGSTLLCRLLGATGVAGHPHSYFHRSSVEDWARFLDIEIDGTASQEETLRAVLAAAIKEGSGQTDMFGLRLMRKSFDFFMDQLDLVYPGYPNDVARIEAAFGPTRYIRLTRADKAAQAVSVVKAIQTGLWHKAPDGTEIERLSPHQEPCYDPALIQQHYDAFQASDDAWAAWFDHQGLQPLHITYEALSANPLATVARVLRYLGRDPAAARELTLPVAKLADATSQSWIDRFKSERLGGPGPQDGTTRPV, from the coding sequence ATGACGGCCAGGGCAGCGTATATCATATGCGCCACACCACGCAGCGGCAGCACATTGCTCTGCCGTCTTTTGGGCGCAACAGGCGTCGCCGGCCATCCACACTCCTACTTTCACCGATCATCGGTGGAAGATTGGGCCCGTTTTCTCGACATCGAGATTGACGGGACCGCCAGCCAGGAAGAGACCTTGCGCGCCGTTCTGGCGGCCGCAATCAAAGAGGGATCGGGACAGACCGATATGTTCGGCCTGCGTTTGATGCGAAAGAGCTTTGATTTTTTTATGGACCAGCTTGATCTGGTGTATCCGGGCTATCCCAACGATGTCGCCCGCATCGAAGCCGCGTTTGGCCCGACACGCTACATCCGGTTGACACGCGCCGACAAGGCGGCGCAGGCCGTGTCTGTCGTAAAAGCAATCCAGACAGGCCTTTGGCACAAGGCGCCGGACGGGACAGAAATCGAACGACTCTCGCCGCACCAGGAGCCTTGCTATGATCCAGCACTGATCCAACAGCATTACGACGCGTTTCAGGCGTCCGACGATGCATGGGCGGCCTGGTTCGATCACCAAGGGCTGCAGCCGCTCCACATCACGTATGAAGCGCTTTCAGCCAATCCGCTTGCGACCGTCGCGCGGGTTCTGAGATATCTCGGGCGGGATCCCGCAGCGGCGCGGGAGTTGACCCTACCGGTTGCGAAACTTGCGGATGCAACCAGCCAAAGCTGGATAGACCGATTCAAATCGGAACGCCTTGGCGGTCCAGGCCCTCAAGATGGAACGACCCGGCCTGTCTAG
- a CDS encoding AsmA family protein, which yields MRWIFRLIGVVVLVAVIAAGALLFLPKERIAAIAADQIRAQTGRDVTFTGGLGLTFWPVLGVETGPVQMSNAVWAGREPMIQAERLAIGVDAGALIGGEIKVRHIEAVRPVVRLSARADGTGNWQFETSGVPAAGGGGGSAGQSSLAGVTLDKLSISDARIVYTAEGAAPLDMGGMDLDLTWPDPGGPADFTLVVRPAGEDVAATGRVADVHTLIAGEVAPITARVETQGGALDFTGRANTSGDAAGRVTLSASDTAKMLGALGIGGVELPEGLGRRAEMTAELTVTRDMRVALRDLALGLDQNALTGAADLALGGDVPQVTAQLKAGALDLSAATGGADGSGGGDDAAAGSGWSTAPIDASALALMNGSIALAAESIDTGDFQLGPSRLTLRLDRARAVLEMTEVNVFGGKVAGELVANNRSGLSVGGNLTAADIAMEQFLKDTAGIERFSGAANASLKFLGVGQSMDAIMKSLSGSGAVNMGHGVIAGIDLDRLMRTGNGQGGTTVFDSFNATYAMDGGNLVNRDLELLLKNFRAEGDGRIGIGAQDIDYLFTPIALRVNSGQGLAIPIRIRGPWSGPRIVPDLSEALQLDVNGRVEAVRDDAEQRARDEVRQKLEEELDRKIEDGENVEEAIKDRLENELKQGLRGLLGGN from the coding sequence ATGCGTTGGATTTTTCGTCTGATCGGTGTGGTGGTGCTGGTCGCGGTGATCGCGGCGGGCGCGTTGCTCTTTCTTCCCAAGGAGCGGATTGCCGCCATTGCCGCGGATCAGATCCGGGCCCAGACAGGGCGCGACGTGACCTTCACCGGCGGGCTGGGCCTGACGTTCTGGCCAGTTCTGGGTGTGGAGACGGGACCCGTTCAAATGTCCAACGCCGTCTGGGCGGGACGCGAACCGATGATCCAGGCGGAGCGGTTGGCAATCGGGGTCGATGCCGGCGCCCTGATCGGCGGTGAGATCAAAGTGCGCCATATCGAGGCGGTGCGCCCGGTTGTGCGTCTCTCCGCACGGGCCGATGGCACCGGGAACTGGCAGTTCGAGACAAGCGGGGTGCCCGCAGCCGGAGGGGGCGGAGGGAGCGCTGGCCAAAGCAGCCTTGCCGGCGTGACCCTCGACAAGCTGAGCATCAGCGACGCGCGCATCGTTTACACGGCAGAAGGGGCGGCCCCGCTTGACATGGGGGGCATGGATCTGGATCTGACCTGGCCCGATCCCGGCGGTCCCGCGGATTTCACCCTGGTGGTTCGGCCCGCCGGGGAAGACGTGGCCGCGACGGGTCGTGTCGCGGACGTGCACACCCTGATCGCGGGCGAGGTGGCGCCGATCACCGCCCGTGTGGAGACACAGGGCGGTGCGCTCGACTTTACCGGCCGGGCCAATACCAGCGGAGATGCGGCCGGGCGTGTGACGCTCAGCGCCTCGGACACGGCAAAGATGCTGGGGGCTCTGGGGATCGGCGGAGTGGAACTGCCCGAAGGACTTGGCCGCCGGGCCGAGATGACGGCGGAACTGACGGTAACCCGCGACATGCGCGTTGCCCTGCGGGATCTGGCGCTGGGTCTTGATCAGAATGCTTTAACCGGTGCTGCAGACCTCGCGCTGGGCGGAGACGTGCCGCAGGTGACGGCACAGCTGAAAGCGGGCGCGCTTGACCTTTCCGCGGCGACCGGCGGCGCGGACGGATCGGGCGGAGGAGATGACGCGGCCGCCGGGTCCGGCTGGTCGACGGCGCCGATAGATGCCAGCGCCTTGGCGCTGATGAACGGCTCAATAGCACTTGCAGCCGAGAGCATAGACACCGGGGATTTCCAGCTTGGGCCGTCTCGCCTGACGCTGAGGCTTGATCGTGCGCGGGCTGTTCTGGAGATGACGGAGGTCAACGTTTTCGGCGGCAAGGTGGCGGGAGAGTTGGTGGCCAATAACCGCAGCGGCCTTTCTGTTGGCGGCAATCTGACGGCGGCTGACATCGCGATGGAGCAATTCCTGAAAGACACCGCCGGGATCGAGCGGTTTTCCGGCGCGGCCAATGCCAGCCTGAAGTTTCTCGGCGTGGGGCAATCGATGGACGCGATCATGAAATCCCTGTCCGGCAGCGGCGCGGTCAATATGGGGCATGGCGTCATTGCGGGGATCGACCTCGATCGCCTCATGCGCACCGGTAACGGTCAGGGCGGGACCACCGTCTTCGACAGTTTCAATGCGACCTATGCGATGGACGGCGGTAATCTGGTCAACAGGGACCTTGAGCTTTTGCTCAAGAACTTTCGGGCCGAAGGGGATGGCCGCATCGGTATCGGAGCACAGGATATCGACTATCTCTTCACACCGATTGCATTGCGGGTGAATTCGGGCCAGGGCCTGGCCATTCCGATCCGCATTCGGGGGCCGTGGTCAGGCCCCCGCATCGTGCCTGATCTGAGCGAGGCGCTGCAACTCGATGTCAACGGCAGGGTCGAAGCCGTGCGCGACGATGCCGAACAGCGCGCGAGGGACGAGGTGCGCCAGAAGCTTGAGGAAGAGCTGGATCGAAAGATCGAAGATGGCGAAAACGTTGAAGAAGCGATCAAGGATCGCCTGGAGAATGAGCTGAAGCAGGGGCTTCGCGGTCTGCTCGGTGGGAACTGA
- the kdsA gene encoding 3-deoxy-8-phosphooctulonate synthase, translated as MKHVAVADLNIGNDRPLTVIAGPCALQTSDHAQMIAGHMKEVCDAVGAQYIFKASYDKANRTSISGPRGMGQDEGLKVLSDVGKAVDVPVLTDVHAPDQCVPAAEAVDMLQIPAFLCRQTDLLLAAGETGAAVNVKKGQFLAPWDMPNVISKIESTGNTRILLTERGVSFGYNTMVADMRSLPQMAQTGYPVVMDATHSVQQPGGKGGSSGGQREFAPVMARAAVAIGVAAVFIETHEDPDTAPSDGPNMIPLSDMKSLIETLMAFDGLAKANPVRI; from the coding sequence GGGCCCTGCGCCTTGCAGACATCCGACCACGCCCAGATGATCGCAGGCCACATGAAAGAGGTGTGCGATGCGGTCGGGGCGCAGTATATTTTCAAGGCGTCCTACGACAAAGCCAACCGCACCTCCATCTCAGGCCCGCGCGGCATGGGGCAGGATGAGGGACTAAAGGTCCTCTCGGATGTGGGAAAGGCCGTGGACGTGCCGGTTTTGACCGATGTGCACGCGCCCGATCAATGCGTCCCGGCAGCCGAAGCCGTCGATATGCTGCAAATTCCCGCCTTCCTCTGCCGCCAGACCGACCTCCTGCTTGCGGCGGGAGAGACGGGTGCGGCGGTCAACGTCAAGAAAGGCCAGTTTCTGGCCCCCTGGGACATGCCCAACGTGATCTCCAAGATCGAAAGCACCGGCAATACCCGTATCCTGCTGACCGAACGTGGTGTGTCCTTTGGCTATAACACCATGGTGGCCGACATGCGGTCACTGCCGCAAATGGCCCAGACCGGTTATCCCGTGGTGATGGACGCGACCCATTCGGTGCAGCAACCCGGCGGCAAGGGCGGCTCGAGCGGAGGGCAGCGGGAATTCGCCCCGGTCATGGCCCGCGCTGCCGTGGCCATTGGCGTTGCCGCCGTGTTCATCGAAACCCACGAAGACCCCGATACCGCGCCGTCGGACGGACCGAACATGATCCCGCTCAGCGACATGAAGTCCCTCATTGAAACATTGATGGCATTTGACGGGCTTGCTAAGGCAAACCCTGTTCGCATTTGA